From Zerene cesonia ecotype Mississippi chromosome 16, Zerene_cesonia_1.1, whole genome shotgun sequence, one genomic window encodes:
- the LOC119832931 gene encoding cytochrome b5-like, with product MDKIISLQELKKHNSQSSVWMVIHNDVYDVTAFLQEHPGGEDTLLDFAGKDGTQGFEDVGHSDDARELLKKYKIGTLAPGERTAHIESCSKLKWAVLALAGAIVIGFALKKYLNK from the exons atggacaaaataataagtttacaAGAACTTAAAAAGCATAACAGTCAAAGCAGTGTTTGGATGGTAATACATAACGATGTATACGACGTCACGGCGTTCTTACAAGAG CATCCTGGCGGTGAAGATACCTTATTGGATTTTGCAGGAAAAGACGGAACACAAGGATTTGAAGATGTCGGTCACAGTGATGATGCTAG GGAATTACTGAAAAAGTACAAAATAGGAACATTGGCGCCAGGCGAAAGAACAGCTCACATTGAGAGTtg ttccAAATTGAAGTGGGCAGTCCTGGCGCTGGCGGGAGCAATTGTTATAGGGTTTgctcttaaaaaatatctgaataaataa